In a genomic window of Curtobacterium flaccumfaciens pv. betae:
- a CDS encoding TasA family protein yields the protein MTATPRTTGRHRAARRHRWVWPVALALVVAVGTALLGTGGTYALWNGTASTAATTVRSATATVSVSSTTAMNTAVLGPGTSATGTFTVRNTGSVPLSMRVTTTASKSSVAAATGELTLHLVMVSSTAKCVPGLTGTSGRLATFDTGTGSFTLPAGVSGTACLEMALDADAPQTVAGATTDFTLTVTGTQVSA from the coding sequence ATGACCGCCACACCGCGGACGACGGGACGCCACCGCGCGGCCCGACGGCACCGCTGGGTGTGGCCGGTCGCGCTCGCCCTGGTCGTCGCGGTCGGAACAGCACTCCTCGGCACCGGCGGCACGTACGCGCTCTGGAACGGGACCGCCAGCACGGCGGCCACCACGGTGCGCTCCGCCACGGCGACCGTCAGCGTCAGCAGCACCACGGCGATGAACACCGCGGTCCTCGGGCCGGGCACGAGCGCCACCGGCACCTTCACGGTGCGGAACACCGGGTCGGTCCCGCTGTCGATGCGCGTCACGACGACGGCCTCGAAGTCGTCCGTCGCGGCGGCGACCGGTGAGCTGACGCTCCACCTCGTGATGGTGTCCTCGACCGCGAAGTGCGTGCCCGGGCTCACCGGCACGAGCGGGCGGCTCGCCACCTTCGACACCGGTACCGGGTCGTTCACCCTGCCGGCCGGGGTCAGCGGCACCGCGTGCCTCGAGATGGCCCTCGACGCCGACGCCCCGCAGACCGTCGCCGGCGCCACCACCGACTTCACCCTCACCGTCACCGGAACGCAGGTCTCCGCATGA
- a CDS encoding alternate-type signal peptide domain-containing protein, whose amino-acid sequence MHKIVTGAIAGAAGVALLLGGAGTFALWNASASSAASAVSAGTLTLSANNDGAWSDITNGRSTAIDPTKALMVPGNTFQFTQTLNIGATGQDLKANLTYANQSITGDAALLAATTKTLAVTSTSASVVQSSSNTNTFVVSPSSSTSTVKVVFTVTLPSSATTGQGGSINLSALAFTLTQTAIGS is encoded by the coding sequence ATGCACAAGATCGTCACCGGTGCCATCGCCGGCGCAGCAGGCGTCGCACTCCTCCTCGGCGGCGCGGGCACGTTCGCGCTCTGGAACGCCAGCGCCTCGAGCGCCGCGTCCGCCGTGAGCGCCGGCACCCTGACGCTGAGCGCCAACAACGACGGTGCCTGGAGCGACATCACGAACGGTCGTTCCACCGCGATCGACCCGACGAAGGCCCTGATGGTCCCGGGCAACACGTTCCAGTTCACCCAGACGCTGAACATCGGCGCGACCGGCCAGGACCTCAAGGCGAACCTGACCTACGCCAACCAGAGCATCACCGGTGACGCCGCGCTGCTCGCCGCCACGACGAAGACGCTGGCCGTCACCTCGACGAGCGCCTCGGTGGTGCAGTCCTCGTCGAACACGAACACCTTCGTCGTCTCGCCGTCCTCGTCCACGTCGACCGTCAAGGTCGTCTTCACGGTGACGCTCCCCTCGTCGGCGACCACCGGTCAGGGCGGCTCGATCAACCTCAGCGCGCTGGCCTTCACGCTCACCCAGACCGCGATCGGTTCCTGA
- a CDS encoding ABC transporter ATP-binding protein has product MSGASISVQDFVMRFGDRNVVDGLSFDVAPGETFGLLGSNGSGKTTTIRALLGITTPTAGTLTIDGRPYRPATGGIGYLPEERGLYRKESVIDVMTYFGRLRGLRGAEATAWSMDYLARVGLADRAKLRVDKLSGGQQQKVQLGITIMDRPRLLILDEPTKGLDPVNRRLLLDLVDERKADGATVVLVTHHMDEVERLCDRILLLKDGRAAAYGSVPDVQDAFGGAVARVGLDGPVPKSSLYRLARHEGHVAYLVPTQAAAPDGADVLAELVAAGVHVTAFEMRRIPLDEIFVQVYGHDALAAASSDGAAA; this is encoded by the coding sequence ATGAGCGGGGCGAGCATCAGCGTGCAGGACTTCGTGATGCGGTTCGGCGACCGCAACGTGGTCGACGGGCTGTCGTTCGACGTCGCCCCCGGTGAGACGTTCGGGCTGCTCGGCAGCAACGGCTCCGGCAAGACCACGACGATCCGGGCCCTGCTCGGCATCACCACCCCGACGGCGGGCACGCTGACGATCGACGGCCGCCCCTACCGACCGGCCACCGGCGGCATCGGCTACCTGCCCGAGGAGCGCGGGCTGTACCGCAAGGAGTCCGTCATCGACGTGATGACCTACTTCGGGCGCCTGCGCGGGCTCCGCGGAGCCGAGGCGACCGCGTGGAGCATGGACTACCTGGCCCGGGTGGGGCTCGCCGACCGCGCGAAGCTGCGCGTCGACAAGCTGTCCGGCGGGCAGCAGCAGAAGGTGCAGCTCGGCATCACGATCATGGACCGGCCGCGGCTGCTCATCCTCGACGAGCCGACCAAGGGACTCGACCCGGTGAACCGGCGGCTCCTGCTCGACCTGGTCGACGAACGGAAGGCCGACGGCGCGACCGTGGTCCTCGTGACGCACCACATGGACGAGGTCGAGCGGCTCTGCGACCGCATCCTGCTCCTCAAGGACGGGCGGGCCGCCGCGTACGGGTCCGTGCCCGACGTGCAGGACGCCTTCGGTGGCGCCGTCGCCCGCGTGGGGCTCGACGGCCCCGTACCGAAGTCGTCGCTGTACCGGCTCGCCCGCCACGAGGGGCACGTCGCCTACCTGGTCCCGACCCAGGCCGCCGCTCCGGACGGTGCGGACGTCCTGGCAGAACTGGTCGCGGCCGGGGTGCACGTCACCGCGTTCGAGATGCGCCGGATCCCGCTCGACGAGATCTTCGTGCAGGTCTACGGGCACGACGCCCTCGCCGCTGCGTCGTCGGACGGGGCAGCGGCATGA
- a CDS encoding ABC transporter permease — translation MNAATLRFLAIRVLGAAVVLLVVAAITYALFMLLPTNPARAICDKPCTPDRLREVQAFLGTDKPWLAQFGAYLAGIFTGRTFGSGNSVIECAAPCFGYSFQLHESVTELILARLPVTASIAVGAAVLWLVAGVFGGTVSALRRGTFVDRAVMTVAVAGVSSPAYLVGLLGILLFGFVLGILPTSGYVAFGDDPVGWFTHLILPWCVLAFISAAIYARLTRGEMLESMSQDFVRTARAKGLRERQVVVRHGLRTAILPVVTLFGLDLGSLLGGAVITEKVFSMQGLGALLIDAVHTLDLQVVVGFTLFSALLIVTANVIVDVVYAFVDPRVRRRA, via the coding sequence GTGAACGCCGCCACCCTGCGGTTCCTCGCGATCCGCGTGCTCGGGGCCGCCGTCGTGCTGCTCGTCGTCGCGGCCATCACGTACGCGCTCTTCATGCTCCTGCCGACCAATCCGGCCCGGGCGATCTGCGACAAGCCCTGCACGCCCGACCGGCTGCGAGAGGTCCAGGCGTTCCTCGGTACCGACAAGCCCTGGCTCGCACAGTTCGGCGCCTACCTGGCCGGCATCTTCACCGGCCGGACCTTCGGCAGCGGCAACAGCGTCATCGAGTGCGCGGCGCCGTGCTTCGGGTACTCGTTCCAGCTGCACGAGAGCGTCACCGAGCTGATCCTGGCGCGCCTGCCCGTCACGGCCTCGATCGCCGTGGGCGCCGCCGTGCTGTGGCTCGTCGCCGGGGTGTTCGGCGGCACCGTCTCGGCACTGCGCCGCGGCACCTTCGTCGACCGGGCCGTGATGACGGTCGCGGTCGCCGGTGTCTCGTCCCCGGCGTACCTGGTCGGGCTGCTCGGCATCCTGCTGTTCGGGTTCGTGCTCGGGATCCTGCCGACGAGCGGGTACGTGGCCTTCGGCGACGACCCGGTCGGCTGGTTCACCCACCTGATCCTGCCGTGGTGCGTGCTGGCCTTCATCAGCGCTGCGATCTACGCCCGGTTGACCCGTGGTGAGATGCTCGAGTCGATGTCGCAGGACTTCGTCCGGACCGCCCGTGCCAAGGGGCTGCGGGAGCGCCAGGTCGTCGTGCGGCACGGGCTCCGGACGGCGATCCTGCCCGTGGTGACGCTGTTCGGGCTCGACCTCGGGTCGCTGCTCGGTGGCGCGGTCATCACCGAGAAGGTGTTCTCGATGCAGGGCCTCGGCGCGCTGCTCATCGACGCGGTGCACACGCTCGACCTGCAGGTGGTCGTCGGCTTCACGCTGTTCTCGGCGCTGCTGATCGTCACGGCGAACGTGATCGTCGACGTGGTATACGCGTTCGTCGACCCGCGGGTGCGGCGCCGGGCGTAG
- a CDS encoding winged helix-turn-helix domain-containing protein, which translates to MSTTDRVHPRHELDDLLQHPVRFSVIAALTRAGTLGFREVRDAVEVSDSVLSKQVSALEAAGYVSVGKGFVGKTPRTSITLTATGRAVWAAHLDALRRIAAG; encoded by the coding sequence GTGAGCACCACCGACCGGGTGCATCCCCGGCACGAGCTCGACGACCTGCTGCAGCACCCGGTGCGCTTCTCGGTGATCGCTGCCCTGACCCGCGCCGGCACCCTGGGGTTCCGCGAGGTGCGCGACGCGGTCGAGGTCAGCGACTCGGTGCTGAGCAAACAGGTCTCCGCGCTCGAGGCGGCCGGCTACGTGTCGGTGGGGAAGGGCTTCGTGGGCAAGACGCCCCGGACGTCGATCACCCTGACCGCGACGGGTCGGGCCGTCTGGGCCGCCCACCTGGACGCGCTCCGCCGCATCGCCGCCGGCTGA
- a CDS encoding signal peptidase I has protein sequence MSTPTPRTGWRAVVHAVVLGLSTGLLLLVAALAVVLIVVPKATGSMPLTVLTQSMEPTLPPGTLLVVRPTPIDDIRVGDVVTYQIVSGQPAVVSHRVVSVSSSSDGERTFVLKGDNNAEADPAPVTAVQIRGVVWYSVPEIGIVNQVVNGSRSWLIPTVAGVLLTYGAVMMSAGFVSAARRRRARTSRARTSRVGTSRGRRSAAHHVERTTSENRTETTTTTRSRLGGRDGRSAAGAGAPRRGGPTAPRRGRPGRSTRRVRAAEGRPRDPS, from the coding sequence ATGAGCACCCCCACCCCGCGTACCGGCTGGCGCGCCGTCGTCCACGCCGTCGTGCTCGGTCTCAGCACCGGGCTCCTGCTGCTCGTCGCCGCCCTGGCGGTCGTGCTGATCGTCGTGCCGAAGGCCACTGGCTCGATGCCGCTCACCGTCCTGACGCAGTCGATGGAGCCGACCCTGCCGCCGGGGACGCTGCTCGTGGTCCGTCCGACCCCGATCGACGACATCCGGGTCGGCGACGTCGTCACCTACCAGATCGTGTCCGGCCAGCCCGCGGTCGTCAGCCACCGCGTGGTCTCGGTGTCGTCGTCGTCGGACGGCGAGCGGACCTTCGTGCTCAAGGGCGACAACAACGCCGAGGCCGACCCGGCACCGGTCACCGCCGTGCAGATCCGTGGCGTGGTCTGGTACTCCGTGCCGGAGATCGGCATCGTCAACCAGGTCGTCAACGGGTCGCGGAGCTGGCTCATCCCCACGGTCGCCGGCGTGCTCCTGACGTACGGAGCGGTCATGATGAGCGCGGGCTTCGTGAGCGCCGCACGTCGTCGCCGCGCCCGCACCAGCCGCGCCCGCACGAGCCGCGTCGGCACCAGCCGCGGACGACGCAGCGCAGCGCACCACGTCGAGCGGACCACCAGCGAGAACAGGACCGAGACGACGACCACCACCCGGTCTAGGCTCGGTGGACGTGACGGACGGAGTGCAGCGGGCGCGGGAGCTCCTCGACGCGGCGGCCCGACGGCTCCGCGCCGCGGGCGTCCCGGACGAAGCACTCGGCGAGTACGTGCAGCCGAAGGCCGTCCTCGGGATCCGTCGTGA
- the pnuC gene encoding nicotinamide riboside transporter PnuC, with product MDIVRWLFDAQIVIGDQTVLWREVIGNVFGLLSALGGMRRKVWAWPVGLVGNALLFTVFMGALFDTPNPVNLLGQAGRQVMFIIVSIYGWYRWTHRPEDATTVIDPRWASWRTRLLLVVGLVGGTALLTPVFRALGSYEPVWSDAWIFVGSLLATYGMAKGWVEFWLIWVAVDLVGVPLLFSARYYASGLMYVFYGVFTLTGFFVWMRQRVRPPAAPVTVG from the coding sequence ATGGACATCGTGCGCTGGTTGTTCGACGCGCAGATCGTCATCGGCGACCAGACGGTGCTCTGGCGCGAGGTGATCGGCAACGTCTTCGGGCTGCTCAGCGCCCTCGGGGGCATGCGCCGGAAGGTCTGGGCCTGGCCGGTCGGACTGGTCGGCAACGCCCTGCTCTTCACCGTCTTCATGGGCGCGCTCTTCGACACCCCGAACCCCGTCAACCTGCTCGGGCAGGCCGGCCGTCAGGTCATGTTCATCATCGTGAGCATCTACGGCTGGTACCGGTGGACGCACCGCCCCGAGGACGCGACGACCGTGATCGACCCGCGCTGGGCCTCCTGGCGGACCCGTCTGCTGCTCGTCGTCGGCCTGGTCGGCGGCACCGCCCTGCTGACCCCCGTCTTCCGCGCGCTCGGGTCCTACGAGCCGGTGTGGAGCGACGCGTGGATCTTCGTCGGATCGCTGCTGGCCACCTACGGCATGGCGAAGGGGTGGGTCGAGTTCTGGCTCATCTGGGTGGCGGTCGACCTGGTCGGCGTTCCGCTGCTGTTCTCCGCCAGGTACTACGCCTCCGGGTTGATGTACGTCTTCTACGGCGTCTTCACCCTGACCGGGTTCTTCGTGTGGATGCGCCAGCGGGTGCGGCCTCCGGCGGCGCCCGTCACCGTCGGCTGA
- a CDS encoding glycoside hydrolase family 13 protein, which translates to MTDTLAQPATTSHDETWWRQASVYQIYPRSFADANGDGIGDLPGITERVPYLASLGIEAVWLSPFYPSALADGGYDVDDYRDVDPRLGTLDDFDRMVEALHAAGIRVIVDVVPNHTSDRHDWFREALAAPKGSPARDRYVFRDGSGPSGEDAPADWISIFGGPAWTAVGDGQWYLHSFAKEQPDLNWANREVRDDFLHTLRFWSDRGVDGFRIDVAHGLAKDLGETLPTWAELAEMPKDGTHPLWDRDDVHEIYAEWRTVFNEYTPARTAVAEAWVPAHRRARYASAEGLGQAFNFDLLEADFDAGQFRTIIEFNLGLAEQSGSSTTWVFSNHDVVRHATRYALPPRAGGTDKQGSAWLLAGGSQDALDRSLGLRRAQAATLLELALPGSAYLYQGEELGLHEVGDIPDADRQDPAFFRNPGVDVGRDGCRVPIPWTRTGSSFGFGPDGSHLPQPAWFADSSVEAEDADPDSTLNLYRKALGLRGQLQSEEQLEWIETGRDDVLAFRRPNGWTSVTVFGDEPFALPAGELLLASAPVVDGALSGVGTAWLRS; encoded by the coding sequence GTGACCGACACCCTCGCCCAGCCCGCCACGACCTCGCACGACGAGACCTGGTGGCGCCAGGCCAGCGTCTACCAGATCTACCCCCGCTCGTTCGCCGACGCGAACGGCGACGGCATCGGCGACCTGCCCGGCATCACCGAGCGGGTGCCGTACCTGGCCTCGCTCGGCATCGAGGCCGTCTGGCTCAGCCCCTTCTACCCGTCCGCCCTGGCCGACGGCGGCTACGACGTCGACGACTACCGCGACGTCGACCCGCGCCTCGGCACCCTCGACGACTTCGACCGGATGGTCGAGGCACTGCACGCCGCCGGCATCCGGGTGATCGTCGACGTCGTCCCGAACCACACGAGCGACCGACACGACTGGTTCCGCGAGGCCCTCGCAGCACCCAAGGGCTCCCCCGCCCGCGACCGCTACGTGTTCCGCGACGGCAGCGGACCGTCCGGCGAGGACGCCCCCGCCGACTGGATCTCGATCTTCGGCGGGCCGGCCTGGACCGCCGTCGGCGACGGCCAGTGGTACCTGCACAGCTTCGCGAAGGAGCAGCCCGACCTGAACTGGGCGAACCGCGAGGTCCGCGACGACTTCCTGCACACCCTGCGCTTCTGGTCCGACCGCGGCGTCGACGGGTTCCGCATCGACGTGGCCCACGGCCTGGCGAAGGACCTGGGCGAGACCCTGCCCACCTGGGCCGAGCTCGCCGAGATGCCGAAGGACGGCACGCACCCGCTCTGGGACCGCGACGACGTGCACGAGATCTACGCCGAGTGGCGGACGGTCTTCAACGAGTACACGCCGGCGCGCACCGCGGTCGCCGAGGCCTGGGTCCCCGCCCACCGCCGTGCCCGCTACGCCAGCGCCGAGGGACTCGGTCAGGCGTTCAACTTCGACCTGCTCGAGGCCGACTTCGACGCCGGACAGTTCCGCACGATCATCGAGTTCAACCTCGGGCTCGCCGAGCAGTCCGGCTCGTCGACCACGTGGGTGTTCTCGAACCACGACGTCGTCCGGCACGCCACCCGCTACGCCCTGCCGCCCCGCGCCGGTGGCACCGACAAGCAGGGCAGCGCGTGGCTGCTCGCCGGCGGCTCGCAGGACGCGCTCGACCGGTCGCTCGGCCTGCGCCGCGCACAGGCCGCCACGCTGCTCGAGCTCGCCCTGCCCGGCTCGGCCTACCTGTACCAGGGCGAGGAGCTCGGCCTGCACGAGGTCGGTGACATCCCGGACGCCGACCGCCAGGACCCGGCGTTCTTCCGCAACCCGGGCGTCGACGTCGGTCGTGACGGCTGCCGCGTGCCGATCCCGTGGACGCGCACCGGCTCGTCGTTCGGCTTCGGTCCGGACGGTTCGCACCTGCCGCAGCCGGCGTGGTTCGCGGACTCCAGCGTCGAGGCCGAGGACGCCGACCCCGACTCCACCCTGAACCTGTACCGGAAGGCGCTCGGCCTGCGAGGCCAGCTGCAGTCCGAGGAACAGCTCGAGTGGATCGAGACCGGCCGCGACGACGTGCTCGCGTTCCGTCGGCCGAACGGGTGGACCAGCGTAACGGTCTTCGGCGACGAGCCCTTCGCGCTGCCGGCCGGCGAGCTGCTGCTCGCCTCGGCCCCCGTGGTCGACGGCGCCCTGTCGGGCGTGGGGACGGCCTGGTTGCGTTCCTGA
- a CDS encoding ABC transporter permease, protein MSNLGTVVRFEFVRAVKKPAFWIGTLALPVVIVVVSLLVGIGQAAGTNSVVSGSSATKTPFHYVDESGLVSESVAAKWGGTPSTDATADRAAVRSGDLDAFIAFPSSPSTTAIRVDAADRGLFANGVYSSLAERVLEQSVAASVDDPETVELLRSPPATDVTTYADGRVAPGWLSVVPPFLFVAAFFGLVILLAARMVTVVVEEKENRISEMILTTVTAGDLIRGKVIAMLLVGFVQVSVFVVPGLVGLLVALPLVSSQLGGLTVDPWRMVTGALLLVGGVLLASGLFVAVGAAVPSIKDASALQSAAIFALIIPLYAAFFVMTTPTSPVAQFFTYFPTFTPITAMVRNAVGALTVTESVVCIVEVFVVAGLLLWFAEYLFRHSVAQYGSKVTVRQMLSWRRGRRG, encoded by the coding sequence ATGAGCAACCTCGGCACGGTCGTCCGGTTCGAGTTCGTCCGCGCGGTGAAGAAGCCCGCGTTCTGGATCGGCACGCTCGCGCTGCCGGTCGTCATCGTGGTCGTGTCGCTGCTCGTCGGCATCGGGCAGGCCGCCGGCACGAACTCCGTGGTGTCCGGGTCGTCCGCCACGAAGACCCCGTTCCACTACGTCGACGAGTCCGGCCTGGTGTCGGAGTCCGTGGCGGCGAAGTGGGGTGGGACGCCGTCCACCGATGCCACAGCCGACCGCGCCGCCGTCCGCTCCGGTGACCTCGACGCCTTCATCGCGTTCCCGTCGTCGCCGTCCACGACGGCCATCCGGGTCGACGCCGCCGACCGGGGGCTCTTCGCCAACGGCGTGTACTCGTCGCTGGCCGAGCGGGTGCTCGAGCAGAGCGTCGCCGCCTCGGTCGACGACCCCGAGACCGTGGAGCTGCTCCGCAGTCCACCCGCCACCGACGTCACCACCTACGCCGACGGCCGGGTCGCGCCGGGCTGGTTGTCCGTCGTGCCGCCGTTCCTGTTCGTCGCCGCGTTCTTCGGGCTCGTCATCCTGCTCGCCGCCCGGATGGTCACCGTCGTGGTCGAGGAGAAGGAGAACCGGATCTCCGAGATGATCCTGACCACGGTGACCGCGGGCGACCTGATCCGCGGCAAGGTCATCGCGATGCTGCTCGTCGGCTTCGTGCAGGTCAGCGTGTTCGTCGTGCCCGGCCTGGTCGGGCTGCTCGTCGCCCTGCCGTTGGTGTCGTCGCAGCTCGGCGGGCTGACGGTCGACCCGTGGCGGATGGTGACCGGGGCGCTGCTGCTCGTCGGCGGGGTGCTGCTGGCGTCCGGGCTGTTCGTCGCCGTCGGGGCCGCCGTGCCGTCGATCAAGGACGCCTCGGCCCTGCAGTCGGCGGCGATCTTCGCGCTGATCATCCCCCTGTACGCGGCGTTCTTCGTGATGACGACGCCGACGTCGCCAGTCGCGCAGTTCTTCACGTACTTCCCGACCTTCACGCCGATCACCGCGATGGTGCGGAACGCCGTCGGGGCCCTGACCGTGACGGAGTCGGTGGTCTGCATCGTCGAGGTGTTCGTCGTCGCCGGGCTGCTGCTGTGGTTCGCGGAGTACCTGTTCCGGCACTCGGTCGCGCAGTACGGGTCGAAGGTGACGGTGCGGCAGATGCTGTCGTGGCGGCGGGGGCGTCGGGGCTGA
- a CDS encoding DUF2087 domain-containing protein, producing MDVGRVVGRARQVVSVLASPALRAAALGGSPVDDRTRAAIDSFDWLTDEGPDASVLGRTSRELQRLQSPAAVLEFDRIERMPVKDVERHALSVRIVELVFERLGPDRAVPEAVLNAAVGMFATDVSLVRRDAVDLGVLTRTDDGSVYRLRVDRPA from the coding sequence ATGGACGTCGGCCGCGTGGTGGGGCGCGCGCGTCAGGTCGTCTCCGTCCTGGCGTCACCTGCCCTGCGTGCGGCCGCGCTCGGTGGGAGTCCCGTCGATGACCGCACCCGGGCTGCGATCGACTCGTTCGACTGGCTCACCGACGAGGGTCCCGACGCGTCGGTGCTCGGCCGGACGTCACGCGAACTCCAGCGACTGCAGTCGCCGGCCGCGGTGCTCGAGTTCGACCGGATCGAGCGGATGCCGGTGAAGGACGTCGAACGGCATGCGCTGTCCGTCCGGATCGTCGAGCTCGTGTTCGAGCGACTCGGACCGGACCGAGCCGTGCCGGAGGCCGTCCTGAACGCGGCCGTCGGCATGTTCGCGACCGATGTCTCTCTCGTGCGCCGGGATGCCGTGGACCTCGGCGTCCTGACGCGCACCGACGACGGTTCGGTCTACCGGTTGAGGGTCGACCGCCCGGCCTGA
- a CDS encoding chemotaxis protein CheY, with protein sequence MDNTTARPGPAEAARLLDQADRIGRRAHDAVRWPYVTFITALGVATSLGTLGMGLTTGDAFAAVYVGTLVALFALVVFFMVSIRGRSAFARSRRWTVYIVSWAVTYLAAIAVVGWVHGSVLWSGITSGLVLLVALVCAAREARS encoded by the coding sequence ATGGACAACACCACCGCACGACCCGGACCCGCGGAGGCGGCCCGACTGCTCGACCAGGCGGACCGGATCGGCCGACGAGCGCACGACGCCGTCCGCTGGCCGTACGTCACGTTCATCACCGCGCTCGGCGTCGCGACGTCGCTCGGCACGCTCGGCATGGGGCTCACGACCGGGGACGCGTTCGCCGCCGTCTACGTCGGTACCCTCGTCGCCCTGTTCGCCCTGGTGGTGTTCTTCATGGTGAGCATCCGCGGCCGCTCGGCCTTCGCCCGGAGCCGCCGCTGGACCGTCTACATCGTCAGCTGGGCGGTCACCTACCTGGCGGCGATCGCCGTGGTCGGGTGGGTGCACGGCTCGGTGCTCTGGTCGGGCATCACCTCGGGGCTCGTGCTGCTGGTCGCCCTGGTGTGCGCGGCACGCGAGGCCCGCTCGTGA
- a CDS encoding GNAT family N-acetyltransferase — translation MSNEAFDDRYELREFAPGTDDKGAPNAETAAWMQAVGMGFHEADPDAEGAARMASHFIADEETFLGVYVREPFPGSVDETWPAGTFTWFRKALSWGDGSSVDTQAISAVTVRPTERRRGILRRMMTHALERGVAEGYAVASLTASEGTIYRRFGFGCAIRERAVHVRRERALPLLAPTSGTVSVVTPQWLADGPGKAVFDRFHVRTPGSMVRNTGTWPIVFGLLGHDGQKAKDVRAAVHRLDGSDEIDGYVTWRVKEDRGSDTALEIVDLVYADDQAYTALWEFLLSVDLNDVVKYTRSRLDDPIVAALGDNRAYDVDHEEDHVWLRVLDVPAVLASRPFAVDGSLTLGVTDALGFTTGTYRLDVQEARGTVTRIADDVDVAGSDVQLDVAELGALLIGSVSPVTLAAAGLVRAADPASVELLRAMLLPPRTPHGITYF, via the coding sequence GTGAGCAACGAGGCATTCGACGACCGCTACGAGCTGCGCGAGTTCGCGCCCGGGACGGACGACAAGGGGGCACCGAACGCCGAGACGGCAGCGTGGATGCAGGCCGTCGGGATGGGCTTCCACGAAGCCGACCCCGACGCCGAGGGCGCGGCCCGCATGGCGTCGCACTTCATCGCCGACGAAGAGACGTTCCTCGGGGTCTACGTGCGCGAGCCGTTCCCGGGGTCCGTCGACGAGACGTGGCCGGCCGGCACCTTCACGTGGTTCCGCAAGGCGCTGAGCTGGGGCGACGGGTCCTCCGTCGACACCCAGGCGATCTCCGCGGTCACCGTCCGCCCGACCGAGCGTCGCCGCGGCATCCTGCGCCGGATGATGACGCACGCGCTCGAGCGCGGGGTCGCCGAGGGCTACGCCGTCGCGTCGCTGACCGCGTCCGAGGGCACCATCTACCGCCGCTTCGGCTTCGGCTGCGCCATCCGCGAGCGTGCCGTGCACGTCCGCCGCGAGCGGGCGCTCCCCCTGCTCGCCCCGACCTCCGGCACGGTGTCGGTCGTGACGCCGCAGTGGCTCGCCGACGGCCCGGGCAAGGCGGTCTTCGACCGGTTCCACGTCCGCACCCCCGGCTCGATGGTCCGCAACACCGGCACCTGGCCGATCGTGTTCGGCCTGCTCGGCCACGACGGGCAGAAGGCGAAGGACGTCCGTGCGGCGGTGCACCGTCTCGACGGCTCCGACGAGATCGACGGGTACGTCACCTGGCGCGTCAAGGAGGACCGCGGTTCCGACACCGCACTCGAGATCGTCGACCTGGTGTACGCGGACGACCAGGCCTACACCGCCCTGTGGGAGTTCCTGCTCTCGGTCGACCTCAACGACGTCGTGAAGTACACCCGCTCCCGCCTCGACGACCCCATCGTCGCGGCGCTCGGCGACAACCGTGCGTACGACGTCGACCACGAAGAGGACCACGTCTGGCTGCGCGTGCTCGACGTGCCCGCGGTGCTGGCCTCGCGGCCGTTCGCCGTCGACGGGTCGCTGACACTCGGGGTCACCGACGCGCTCGGCTTCACCACCGGCACGTACCGCCTCGACGTCCAGGAGGCCCGTGGCACCGTCACGCGCATCGCCGACGACGTCGACGTGGCCGGGTCTGACGTCCAGCTCGACGTCGCGGAGCTCGGTGCGCTGCTGATCGGCTCGGTCTCCCCCGTCACGTTGGCCGCCGCGGGGCTCGTCCGCGCTGCGGACCCGGCGTCGGTGGAGCTGCTCCGCGCGATGCTGCTGCCGCCGCGGACGCCGCACGGCATCACGTACTTCTGA